In Selenomonas sp. TAMA-11512, a genomic segment contains:
- a CDS encoding YjhG/YagF family D-xylonate dehydratase, with amino-acid sequence MSVQKLFENENPAHYQVDTHADGPKGVLPLSRDELATLPSGNIFGMTINAGMGWEASALSGDDVMLIGTNGGLRRDNGDTVAVGLHPGHFELDALMKRAAETLREEGCVPHAGFVTDPCDGRTQGTIGMFDSLPYRNDASIVMGRIIRSLPTRKAVIGIASCDKGLPAMMMALAAQHHTATILIPGGATLMPTKGEDLAKIQTIGVRYANGELSYEDAVSLGCKACASGGGGCQFLGTAGTSQVVGEGLGLTLPHAALAPSGEAIWYDMAANSARAVIDLYKSGICTKDILTDKSIENAMVIHAAFGGSTNLLLHVPAIAHAAGLKRPSVHDWARINKIVPRLVSVLPIGPINYPTVDVFMAGGVPEVMLHLRRLGLLHEDVLTVTGSTLGENLDWWENSNRRAALEKRLKEIDGLNRNDLIFSPDEAKAKGIGSTVTFPVGNIAPEGSVVKATAIDPSVIDDDHVFRHTAKCKVFASEKDAMSALKHNGIEAGDIMIVMGGGPLGTGLEETYQITAALKHLSFGKHVSLITDARFSGISTGACFGHVGPEALADGPIGKLETGDVIEIIVDTNKLEGSLNFIGKEGSPVSYEEGARILAARKTNPNVHPDDDLPDDTRLWAALQNVSGGTWQGTVYDVDRIIKVLDAGKKALEESGEY; translated from the coding sequence ATGTCCGTTCAGAAGCTGTTTGAAAACGAAAATCCCGCGCACTATCAGGTCGACACACACGCGGATGGACCCAAAGGCGTATTGCCGCTGAGCCGGGATGAGCTGGCGACACTCCCCAGCGGCAATATCTTCGGCATGACGATCAATGCCGGCATGGGCTGGGAAGCATCCGCCCTGAGCGGCGATGATGTCATGCTCATCGGCACCAACGGAGGCTTGCGCAGGGACAACGGCGATACCGTCGCTGTCGGTCTGCATCCTGGCCATTTTGAGCTGGATGCCTTGATGAAGCGGGCCGCCGAGACGCTCAGGGAAGAGGGCTGTGTTCCGCATGCGGGCTTTGTCACGGATCCTTGCGACGGGCGCACGCAGGGAACCATCGGCATGTTTGATTCCCTTCCTTACCGCAACGACGCTTCCATCGTCATGGGCCGCATCATCCGCTCCCTGCCGACGCGAAAAGCGGTCATCGGCATCGCCAGCTGCGATAAGGGTCTGCCGGCCATGATGATGGCACTCGCGGCCCAGCATCATACGGCGACCATCCTGATTCCGGGCGGCGCTACGCTCATGCCGACAAAGGGCGAGGATCTCGCCAAGATACAGACGATCGGCGTCCGCTATGCCAACGGCGAGCTGTCGTATGAGGATGCCGTGTCCCTGGGCTGTAAGGCGTGCGCCAGCGGCGGCGGCGGCTGTCAGTTCCTGGGCACGGCCGGCACCTCTCAGGTCGTCGGCGAAGGGCTCGGCCTGACCCTGCCCCATGCCGCGCTCGCACCGTCCGGAGAGGCAATCTGGTACGACATGGCGGCGAATTCCGCCCGCGCCGTCATCGATCTGTACAAAAGCGGCATCTGTACAAAGGATATCCTGACGGATAAGTCCATCGAAAATGCGATGGTCATTCACGCGGCATTCGGCGGCTCCACGAACCTCCTCCTCCACGTTCCCGCCATCGCCCATGCGGCCGGTCTGAAGCGTCCGTCCGTTCATGACTGGGCACGCATCAACAAGATCGTCCCGCGTCTCGTCAGCGTTCTTCCGATCGGTCCGATCAACTATCCGACCGTAGACGTCTTCATGGCCGGAGGCGTGCCCGAGGTCATGCTGCACCTGCGCAGGCTGGGCCTGCTGCATGAAGATGTCCTGACGGTCACCGGCTCCACGCTCGGTGAAAATCTCGATTGGTGGGAGAACTCCAATCGCCGCGCCGCGCTTGAAAAACGCCTCAAGGAAATCGACGGACTCAATCGAAACGACCTCATCTTCAGCCCGGATGAAGCAAAGGCGAAAGGCATCGGATCCACCGTCACCTTCCCCGTCGGCAACATCGCCCCGGAGGGCTCCGTCGTCAAAGCGACCGCAATCGATCCCTCCGTGATCGACGATGATCACGTCTTCCGCCACACGGCGAAGTGCAAGGTCTTCGCCTCGGAAAAGGATGCCATGTCCGCCCTAAAGCACAACGGCATCGAAGCCGGCGATATCATGATCGTCATGGGAGGCGGTCCGCTCGGCACGGGTCTCGAGGAAACGTATCAGATCACCGCCGCGCTGAAGCATCTCTCCTTCGGCAAGCACGTCTCCTTGATCACGGATGCACGCTTCTCCGGCATATCGACAGGAGCCTGCTTCGGGCACGTCGGTCCGGAGGCTTTGGCAGACGGTCCGATCGGAAAGCTCGAGACGGGCGATGTCATCGAGATCATTGTCGATACGAACAAGCTCGAGGGCAGTCTGAACTTCATCGGCAAGGAAGGCAGTCCCGTCAGCTATGAAGAGGGCGCGCGCATACTTGCCGCCCGCAAAACAAACCCGAACGTTCATCCGGATGACGATCTACCGGACGATACGCGCCTGTGGGCCGCTCTGCAAAACGTCAGCGGCGGCACCTGGCAGGGCACCGTCTACGATGTGGACCGCATCATCAAGGTGCTTGACGCGGGCAAGAAGGCGCTCGAGGAAAGCGGCGAATACTGA
- a CDS encoding transketolase C-terminal domain-containing protein: MVGELFDPRKEFGKAVTELAATNEKIVVLSADSGKSSGFGGFIEKYPERYFECGIMEQGVVGMAAGMATTGLIPVFCAIAPFITARAFEMVRNDTGYMKQNVKLVGRNCGVTYSDLGATHQSLDDLALMSLIPGVTVLAPQDPMEIREAVKAMIEMDGPVYMRIGNPKIPQLFEDKPFVIGKADVLREGSDVTIVATGSSTMEVLEAQELLAKSGIKAEVIGSPTVVPLDVEMIKASAKKTGRVVTVEEHYVHGGLGTLVSEALSETKDAVVHRVGMPNGYAVTDSNYRELLAYYKLDGKGIAETVTELLKK; this comes from the coding sequence ATGGTAGGCGAATTGTTTGATCCGAGAAAAGAATTTGGCAAGGCTGTGACAGAGCTCGCGGCGACCAATGAAAAAATCGTCGTCCTATCCGCGGACAGCGGCAAGAGCTCCGGCTTCGGGGGCTTTATCGAGAAGTACCCGGAGCGGTACTTTGAGTGCGGCATCATGGAGCAGGGCGTTGTCGGCATGGCGGCAGGCATGGCGACGACCGGGCTGATTCCCGTATTCTGCGCCATCGCTCCCTTTATCACCGCGCGCGCCTTTGAAATGGTCCGAAACGATACGGGCTACATGAAGCAAAATGTCAAGCTCGTAGGCCGCAACTGCGGTGTGACATACTCTGACCTCGGCGCGACGCATCAGAGCCTGGATGATCTTGCGCTGATGAGCCTCATCCCGGGCGTTACGGTGCTGGCGCCGCAGGATCCGATGGAGATCCGCGAAGCCGTCAAGGCGATGATCGAGATGGACGGCCCGGTCTACATGCGCATCGGCAATCCGAAGATTCCGCAGCTCTTTGAGGATAAGCCCTTTGTGATCGGCAAGGCGGATGTGCTGCGTGAGGGCTCGGATGTCACGATCGTGGCGACCGGCTCCTCCACGATGGAGGTTCTGGAGGCGCAGGAGCTGCTCGCGAAGTCCGGCATTAAGGCGGAAGTCATCGGCTCTCCGACGGTCGTCCCCCTCGATGTGGAGATGATCAAGGCGTCGGCGAAGAAGACGGGCCGCGTCGTCACCGTCGAAGAGCACTATGTGCACGGCGGTTTGGGCACGCTCGTATCGGAGGCGCTCAGTGAGACGAAGGACGCCGTCGTCCATCGCGTCGGCATGCCCAACGGCTATGCCGTCACGGACAGCAACTATCGTGAGCTGCTTGCCTACTACAAGCTGGACGGCAAGGGCATCGCGGAGACAGTCACGGAACTCTTGAAAAAGTAA
- a CDS encoding iron-containing alcohol dehydrogenase produces MQNFHYYAPTEVFFGRGAEEKLADVCIAHGVRRAFILYGGGSVQRSGLLGRAERLLADTGIDFRTRGGVKANPTLAFAREAVREAVDYRADLILAVGGGSVIDTAKAVAIGMAHPDADVWDFWTRRRDVTASAPVGVILTIPAAGSEMSDSAVLTNEETGEKVGLSTNFNRPLFALMNPELVSTLSPWQMANGVVDIIMHTLERYTVRDTENRLTDAIAEALLRTVIECGPRAVRDAGDYDAVSEIMWAGSLSHNDLTGLGRVRDMPVHKLGHELSARFDASHGATLSALWCSWARLSYDAALPRFVRLAEFVWGIQDGTDEEKALGGIARFEAFFASIDMPVSIEQLVGKQSDGTLQDMARAVTKKDTFRFGRAVKEVDQARALQIYRAAG; encoded by the coding sequence ATGCAAAATTTTCATTATTATGCGCCGACAGAGGTTTTCTTCGGCAGAGGCGCGGAGGAGAAGCTGGCTGACGTATGCATCGCGCACGGTGTGCGGCGCGCATTCATACTGTACGGCGGCGGCAGCGTGCAGAGAAGCGGTCTCTTGGGGCGGGCAGAGCGACTGCTGGCTGACACGGGGATCGATTTTCGGACGCGGGGAGGGGTCAAGGCGAATCCGACGCTCGCCTTTGCGCGTGAGGCGGTGCGCGAGGCCGTCGATTATCGCGCAGACCTCATACTGGCTGTAGGGGGCGGCAGCGTCATCGATACGGCAAAAGCCGTGGCGATCGGTATGGCGCATCCGGACGCGGATGTGTGGGATTTTTGGACACGCAGGCGGGATGTGACGGCGTCCGCACCGGTGGGCGTCATTCTGACCATTCCGGCGGCAGGCAGCGAGATGAGCGATTCTGCCGTGCTGACGAATGAGGAGACCGGTGAGAAGGTCGGGCTCAGTACGAATTTCAATCGCCCGCTGTTCGCCCTGATGAATCCGGAGCTCGTATCGACGCTTTCCCCATGGCAGATGGCGAACGGCGTCGTGGACATCATCATGCATACGCTGGAGAGATATACGGTGAGAGATACTGAAAACAGGCTGACAGACGCCATCGCCGAGGCCCTCCTGCGCACGGTGATCGAGTGCGGACCGCGCGCCGTCCGAGACGCCGGCGACTACGACGCTGTGAGCGAGATCATGTGGGCAGGCAGTCTGTCGCATAACGATCTCACGGGGCTCGGCAGAGTGCGGGATATGCCCGTACACAAGCTCGGTCATGAGCTTTCGGCGCGCTTTGATGCAAGCCACGGCGCTACCCTGTCCGCGCTCTGGTGCAGCTGGGCACGGCTCTCGTACGACGCGGCGCTGCCGCGGTTCGTCCGCCTTGCCGAGTTCGTATGGGGGATACAGGACGGCACGGACGAGGAGAAAGCGCTCGGGGGGATCGCGCGCTTTGAGGCATTCTTCGCGTCCATCGATATGCCCGTTTCGATCGAGCAGCTCGTCGGAAAGCAGAGCGACGGGACGCTGCAAGATATGGCGCGCGCCGTGACGAAAAAGGATACATTCCGCTTCGGACGGGCGGTCAAAGAGGTCGATCAGGCGCGCGCACTGCAGATCTATCGGGCGGCAGGATAA
- a CDS encoding dihydrodipicolinate synthase family protein, which translates to MPRELKGIIIPAVTPFMESGEIDFAAMEHNYRKWSKTDVEGFMCLGSNGEFRSLTDDESFAVIKKAAELKGDRMLIAGIGRESLYHTLAFLDRLHEAKPAVDFVSVLTPCYFAGLMSDEALVDYFTRVADHSRYPVLLYCAPTFVNNVCISVDAVRTLADHPNIYGIKDTSKVMMDDYMDAVGGREDFSVLAGSVGNLAKCLAKGGKGGVVSAANYFPSHCVDILKAFEKDGLQGAETHIAEVQRLAKATGAKASVSTVKATMNLVGLKGGYTRRPILPVKESVVEEIRTALKAENLSDLFA; encoded by the coding sequence ATGCCGAGAGAGCTCAAGGGAATTATTATTCCTGCTGTTACGCCGTTTATGGAATCCGGCGAGATTGATTTTGCCGCTATGGAGCACAATTACAGGAAGTGGAGCAAAACCGATGTGGAGGGATTTATGTGCCTTGGCAGCAACGGTGAGTTTCGCAGCCTGACCGACGATGAATCGTTTGCTGTCATAAAAAAAGCCGCCGAATTGAAGGGCGACCGTATGCTCATTGCGGGCATCGGACGAGAGAGTCTCTATCATACGCTGGCATTCCTCGATCGCCTGCACGAGGCGAAGCCGGCGGTGGATTTTGTATCGGTGCTCACGCCCTGCTACTTTGCGGGACTTATGAGCGATGAGGCGTTGGTGGATTACTTCACGCGCGTTGCGGATCACAGCAGGTATCCGGTATTGCTTTACTGCGCACCGACCTTTGTCAACAACGTGTGCATCTCTGTCGATGCGGTCCGAACACTGGCGGATCATCCGAACATCTACGGCATCAAGGACACATCGAAAGTCATGATGGATGATTATATGGATGCCGTCGGCGGACGTGAGGACTTCTCCGTGCTTGCCGGCTCCGTCGGTAACTTGGCGAAGTGTCTCGCAAAGGGCGGAAAAGGCGGCGTTGTCTCGGCGGCCAACTACTTCCCCTCACACTGCGTCGATATCCTCAAGGCATTTGAGAAGGACGGCCTGCAAGGAGCCGAGACGCATATAGCAGAAGTGCAGCGACTGGCAAAGGCGACCGGTGCAAAGGCGAGCGTGTCTACGGTCAAGGCGACGATGAATCTCGTCGGACTCAAGGGCGGTTATACACGTCGTCCGATCCTGCCTGTCAAGGAGTCGGTGGTAGAGGAGATCCGCACGGCGCTGAAAGCGGAAAACCTGTCGGATCTGTTCGCATGA
- a CDS encoding DUF3825 domain-containing protein — MIKQPPHDAVIAIIQRLQKGTNNWVNLASVGKPLNAAGISYAPKLRTFLESIPSLDFRDEEAPKGKPPVSYVRLHTKTAAPAPKKAAPAPAKRPLKQRTPAAAPAAPEKPASTKSAPLKSMPAKSAPTKPVLAKAAPANSAPAKSSPAKSVPAPPTSTKPAARRAAASAPPAVTVSGFSRDVANPTGERIPSPGMRLIDWATNLTDCIDRLAARAMPERWSFYPDAPVPDYSILKSYLTNTFRRLTFEKKIRIAQDPDRSASSEEYAAFNTGLVDRRYSYIYALFKRNTRDPEIYWYLIDFVVPGEETTGKTMVRLFNPLPEKADYFHGQIRNILFDTSAGDLICDYPHIISDRSDRLPVEFLKENCSDDFLTVRGKHIDRIAPLPANDTRKKAWFSALSKNILDNPRVFNRLKSRIEDAVALAVQRAAWNYKAAVPMYYPPRNCVCFLLPLSLTSDDVVDLALVAEPLSSGSYQGHTILLPRHAYNNSRLIANPESDWLNARFLSHAGDEDDEEE; from the coding sequence ATGATAAAGCAGCCGCCGCATGACGCGGTCATCGCTATTATCCAGCGGCTCCAGAAAGGCACGAACAACTGGGTCAACCTGGCTTCCGTCGGCAAGCCGTTGAACGCTGCCGGCATCAGCTACGCGCCCAAACTCCGCACCTTTTTGGAATCCATCCCATCGCTCGACTTCCGTGACGAGGAGGCGCCAAAGGGCAAGCCGCCCGTTTCCTACGTCCGTCTGCACACGAAGACAGCCGCCCCCGCGCCTAAGAAGGCCGCACCGGCTCCCGCAAAGCGTCCGCTCAAGCAGCGCACACCGGCAGCAGCGCCCGCCGCACCGGAGAAACCCGCATCGACAAAATCCGCGCCTTTGAAATCTATGCCTGCGAAATCCGCGCCGACGAAGCCGGTACTCGCAAAGGCCGCACCTGCGAATTCTGCGCCCGCGAAATCTTCCCCGGCAAAGTCTGTGCCTGCGCCGCCTACATCGACAAAGCCGGCCGCGCGACGCGCGGCGGCTTCCGCGCCCCCTGCGGTCACCGTCTCGGGTTTTTCCCGCGATGTTGCCAACCCCACGGGCGAGCGCATCCCGTCTCCGGGCATGCGTCTCATCGATTGGGCGACGAATCTCACGGACTGCATCGACCGGCTCGCCGCGCGAGCCATGCCCGAGCGCTGGTCCTTCTATCCGGACGCGCCCGTCCCCGACTACTCCATCTTGAAGAGCTACCTGACGAATACGTTCCGCCGCCTGACCTTTGAGAAGAAGATCCGCATCGCGCAGGATCCGGATCGGTCGGCAAGCTCCGAAGAGTACGCCGCGTTCAATACGGGCCTTGTCGACCGCCGCTATTCCTACATCTACGCTCTTTTCAAGCGCAATACGCGAGATCCCGAAATCTATTGGTATCTCATCGACTTCGTCGTCCCCGGCGAGGAGACGACGGGCAAGACCATGGTTCGCCTCTTCAATCCCCTGCCGGAAAAAGCCGACTACTTCCACGGGCAAATACGCAACATCCTCTTTGACACGAGCGCGGGCGACCTGATCTGCGATTACCCGCACATCATCTCCGACCGCTCCGACCGCCTTCCCGTGGAATTCCTGAAGGAAAACTGCTCCGACGACTTTCTGACCGTCCGCGGCAAGCACATCGACCGCATTGCTCCCCTGCCGGCGAACGACACGCGAAAAAAAGCGTGGTTCTCCGCGCTCTCCAAAAACATCCTCGACAATCCGCGCGTATTCAACCGCCTCAAGAGCCGCATCGAGGACGCCGTCGCCCTCGCCGTGCAGCGCGCCGCGTGGAACTACAAGGCGGCCGTCCCCATGTACTATCCGCCGAGGAACTGCGTCTGCTTCCTCCTGCCGCTTTCCCTGACGAGCGACGACGTCGTCGATCTCGCACTCGTCGCCGAGCCGCTCTCCTCCGGCTCCTATCAGGGACACACCATCCTGCTGCCCCGTCACGCGTACAACAACAGCCGCCTCATTGCCAATCCGGAAAGCGACTGGCTCAACGCCCGATTCCTCTCCCATGCCGGCGATGAGGACGACGAAGAGGAATAG
- a CDS encoding FGGY family carbohydrate kinase, whose product MLFLSVDFGTSAVKAAILDENGDTKCWSTSPYDYIILPGDKNELSPADLMNALYDATGKLDEELRKKVEFFCYDTFSPSPVFLDKEGELVYPNIITHMDRRSRAQSDYIDEFFGKDKYMNISGIYPFAGGCSAMTFIWFLQNEPDVYKNTYRIGHLPTYVHKKLTGLFMVDFVNASMMGLYETTMQKGWSTELIKAFGLKEEWFGEIYSPGTVHGSLLPEMAAKMGVPAGIPVAIGSNDVATAQMGAKNMTSGKIMNTAGSSEMVSILTDTPKVNPHYYLRNAALPGLWQIYSTTAGGFAVDWFYKQFCREMSRKEYYEYIVDAIGKYIDDEEVGFAPFLTGDRQSLEKKTASWTGLTLAATRDQMLAAMLKSMQNVLYTTIQEAREVVELDHVIKISGGMVTDSYLKLKKFAIPGFDFEVVDDCPIQGNVELVKYYQK is encoded by the coding sequence ATGCTTTTTTTGTCTGTTGACTTTGGGACCTCTGCGGTCAAGGCAGCCATCCTGGATGAAAACGGAGATACAAAATGCTGGAGCACATCACCCTATGACTACATCATACTGCCGGGTGACAAGAATGAGCTTTCTCCTGCGGATTTGATGAACGCACTCTATGATGCGACGGGCAAGCTCGATGAGGAGCTTCGGAAAAAGGTCGAGTTCTTCTGCTATGACACATTCTCCCCCTCCCCTGTCTTCCTGGATAAAGAGGGCGAGCTCGTCTATCCCAATATCATAACGCACATGGATCGCCGCAGCCGTGCACAGTCCGACTATATCGATGAATTCTTCGGCAAGGATAAGTACATGAATATTTCCGGTATTTATCCGTTCGCGGGCGGCTGTTCGGCGATGACCTTCATATGGTTCCTGCAGAACGAGCCGGATGTGTACAAGAACACGTACCGCATCGGGCATCTGCCGACCTACGTTCATAAGAAGCTCACGGGTCTCTTTATGGTCGACTTTGTAAACGCCTCCATGATGGGATTGTATGAGACAACGATGCAGAAGGGCTGGTCGACGGAGCTCATCAAAGCGTTCGGACTGAAGGAGGAGTGGTTCGGCGAAATCTACTCGCCGGGCACGGTGCACGGATCTCTCCTGCCGGAGATGGCGGCGAAGATGGGCGTCCCCGCCGGCATTCCTGTAGCGATCGGCTCCAATGATGTCGCGACGGCGCAGATGGGCGCGAAGAACATGACGTCGGGCAAGATCATGAATACGGCCGGATCGAGTGAGATGGTCAGCATCCTGACGGATACGCCGAAGGTCAATCCGCACTACTATCTCCGCAATGCGGCGCTGCCCGGATTGTGGCAGATCTACTCGACGACGGCGGGAGGCTTTGCCGTCGACTGGTTCTACAAGCAGTTCTGCCGTGAGATGAGCCGGAAGGAGTACTACGAGTACATCGTCGACGCCATCGGCAAGTACATCGACGATGAGGAAGTCGGCTTTGCGCCGTTCCTCACAGGCGATCGCCAGAGTCTCGAGAAGAAGACGGCTTCGTGGACAGGGCTGACCTTGGCCGCGACGCGCGATCAGATGCTCGCCGCGATGCTCAAGAGCATGCAGAATGTTCTCTACACCACGATTCAGGAGGCGCGAGAGGTTGTCGAGCTGGACCATGTCATCAAGATTTCGGGCGGCATGGTTACGGATTCGTACCTGAAGCTGAAGAAGTTTGCCATTCCGGGATTTGACTTCGAGGTCGTGGACGACTGCCCGATTCAAGGCAACGTGGAGCTGGTCAAGTACTATCAGAAGTGA
- a CDS encoding transketolase, with protein sequence MMGDKKRVVQLKKLAALCRKNVLRMIRAGGHGHVGGAMSAVDIVTALYFDKMNVDPKNPKMENRDRFILSAGHKCLSQYAVLAEKGYFPKDVLDTYGDLKSLIPGHPDMHKLPGIEANTGALGHGMSIAAGMAASSKLQKQDWNVYVVTGDGELPEGSNWEAAAAAAKFGLDNLTVFVDNNGLQISGKVGDVMNMEPIDGKFAAFGWATKVIDGNDMDAIVDVLDQLPLEKGKPSAIVLKTVKAKGLSFGEDKASFHFWDSTEELLQQGEREQDEVLAALDKEMEGL encoded by the coding sequence ATGATGGGTGATAAAAAGCGCGTTGTGCAGCTGAAAAAGCTGGCAGCCCTCTGCCGCAAGAACGTATTGCGCATGATCCGTGCCGGCGGGCACGGACATGTCGGCGGCGCGATGTCCGCCGTGGATATCGTCACGGCCCTCTACTTTGACAAGATGAACGTCGATCCCAAGAATCCGAAGATGGAGAACAGAGACCGCTTCATCCTGTCGGCGGGCCACAAGTGCCTGTCGCAGTATGCCGTGCTTGCCGAGAAGGGTTACTTCCCGAAGGACGTGCTCGATACGTACGGCGATCTGAAGTCGCTGATTCCGGGGCATCCGGATATGCACAAGCTGCCCGGCATCGAGGCAAATACAGGGGCGCTCGGGCACGGCATGTCGATTGCCGCCGGCATGGCGGCGTCTTCGAAGCTGCAGAAACAGGACTGGAACGTCTACGTCGTCACGGGCGACGGCGAGCTCCCGGAGGGCTCCAACTGGGAAGCGGCCGCCGCAGCTGCGAAGTTCGGCTTAGACAACCTCACCGTATTCGTCGACAACAACGGTCTCCAGATCAGCGGTAAAGTCGGGGATGTCATGAATATGGAGCCCATTGACGGCAAGTTTGCCGCTTTCGGATGGGCGACCAAGGTCATTGACGGCAACGACATGGATGCCATCGTGGATGTGCTGGATCAGCTCCCGTTGGAGAAGGGCAAGCCCTCCGCCATTGTCCTCAAGACCGTTAAGGCAAAGGGTCTCTCCTTCGGGGAAGACAAGGCGAGCTTCCATTTCTGGGATTCCACGGAAGAGCTGCTGCAGCAGGGTGAGCGCGAACAGGATGAAGTCCTTGCCGCTCTGGACAAGGAAATGGAGGGGCTCTGA
- a CDS encoding RpiB/LacA/LacB family sugar-phosphate isomerase has translation MKIAIGCDPNAEDFKQQLIPFIQEMGHEVKDFGSDDVIYANTAIAVGKAVAAKEYDRGILVCGTGIGVSIAANKVPGVYAALVSNIYQAQRAQLSNNANIITMGSQVVGIELAKCFVKEYLSLTYDPNSRSAKKVERITEFERTGV, from the coding sequence ATGAAAATCGCTATCGGCTGCGATCCGAATGCGGAAGACTTCAAGCAGCAGTTGATTCCGTTTATTCAGGAGATGGGACATGAGGTGAAGGATTTCGGCAGCGATGACGTCATCTACGCCAATACGGCCATCGCTGTGGGCAAGGCGGTTGCGGCAAAGGAATATGACCGCGGCATTCTCGTCTGCGGGACGGGCATCGGCGTATCCATCGCAGCGAACAAGGTGCCCGGCGTGTACGCGGCGCTTGTATCCAATATCTATCAGGCACAGCGGGCGCAGCTCAGCAACAACGCGAACATCATAACGATGGGCTCGCAGGTTGTCGGCATCGAGCTGGCAAAGTGCTTTGTCAAGGAGTACCTGAGCTTGACGTATGATCCGAACTCCAGATCCGCGAAAAAGGTGGAGAGAATCACGGAGTTCGAAAGGACGGGTGTATGA
- a CDS encoding transaldolase family protein — MVIESKIKNLGLPAVNGEEDYVQRVLEQKLSFCEFNELIPAADYIGVTPEFKRVIDTFKVPAGETPAGFEVQLTVSKDRVLRADLKRNISYDKNGVKRPTNLLFSADSANPYEVAPVSGLLANLTCNPGIIYDLFINNPKANVGNKFKTRDEVMTEIGRILGPGCDISVELNDPFGKSDAEILEEAAHFKEILTDYRVVIKVPHTGPVNKDNVGQLLTGDKRLDRRYDAPSTLDAFRGHNLALMLQENGYRINFTLMFDPAQTALALQAKPYFINSFIRHRLMQSQEMANLLAIYEVTGEKKHLEALRSFMLEKDYYAAGEENVDLFAVKEKAEVLLNQRQFYDEEGADGLDGFRHNLRVMRNCNLEDTRLIICSMEGDHNYYDIDRLLASDEFSDMAGKVVLTAEPGYLARFSSSNQVVSYQRRFMNAANGAK; from the coding sequence ATGGTCATTGAATCCAAGATCAAGAATCTCGGACTTCCGGCAGTAAACGGGGAGGAGGACTACGTACAGCGAGTACTGGAGCAGAAGCTGAGTTTCTGCGAATTCAACGAGCTGATTCCCGCGGCGGACTACATCGGCGTAACGCCCGAGTTCAAGCGCGTCATAGATACGTTTAAGGTACCGGCGGGCGAGACACCGGCCGGCTTTGAAGTGCAGCTGACTGTCAGCAAGGATCGTGTGCTGCGTGCGGATTTGAAGCGCAATATCAGCTATGATAAGAACGGCGTGAAGCGTCCGACGAATCTGCTTTTCTCGGCAGACAGCGCCAATCCCTATGAGGTTGCGCCCGTTTCCGGACTGCTCGCGAACCTCACCTGCAACCCGGGCATCATCTATGACCTGTTCATCAATAATCCGAAGGCAAATGTCGGCAACAAGTTCAAGACGCGTGATGAGGTCATGACGGAGATCGGCCGTATCCTCGGCCCCGGCTGCGATATCAGCGTGGAACTGAATGATCCGTTCGGCAAGAGCGATGCGGAAATCCTCGAGGAGGCTGCGCACTTCAAGGAGATACTGACGGATTATCGTGTCGTCATCAAGGTCCCGCATACGGGCCCTGTCAATAAGGACAATGTCGGACAGCTGCTCACGGGCGATAAGAGACTGGACAGGAGATATGACGCTCCTTCGACTCTCGATGCCTTCCGCGGACACAATCTGGCGCTGATGCTCCAGGAGAACGGATACCGCATCAATTTCACTCTGATGTTCGACCCTGCGCAGACGGCGCTGGCGCTGCAGGCAAAGCCGTACTTCATCAACAGCTTTATCCGTCACCGCCTCATGCAGTCGCAGGAGATGGCGAATCTCCTCGCAATCTACGAGGTGACGGGAGAGAAGAAGCACCTTGAAGCGCTTCGCAGCTTTATGTTGGAGAAGGACTACTATGCGGCCGGTGAGGAGAACGTGGATCTCTTTGCAGTGAAGGAAAAGGCGGAAGTCCTCCTGAACCAGCGTCAATTCTACGATGAGGAGGGTGCCGACGGGCTGGACGGATTCCGCCACAACCTCCGCGTCATGAGAAACTGCAATCTCGAAGATACGCGCCTCATCATCTGCAGCATGGAAGGCGATCACAACTATTACGATATCGATCGTCTTTTGGCATCGGATGAATTCAGCGACATGGCGGGAAAGGTCGTGCTCACGGCGGAGCCGGGCTATCTTGCACGCTTCTCCAGCTCGAATCAGGTCGTTTCCTATCAGAGACGCTTCATGAATGCCGCAAACGGCGCAAAATAA